A portion of the Candidatus Saccharimonadales bacterium genome contains these proteins:
- the truB gene encoding tRNA pseudouridine(55) synthase TruB, with protein sequence MSREFNGLLVINKPKGITSFDVIRQLRRITGERKIGHTGTLDPMATGVMILLFGSATKRAGEYSQLDKTYLAEITLGFTSSTGDAEGELREISDTRPDRGQVESVLTAFIGTIKQTPPVYSAIKIGGQEAYKRARRGEEVEMPTRQVTIHSIKLIEYDYPKLTIQADVSSGTYIRTLAADIGQKLGTGAYLSALERTKAGDFNLDQAISLDSSQEIIESNITAV encoded by the coding sequence TTGTCACGTGAGTTCAATGGATTGCTGGTTATAAATAAGCCAAAAGGCATCACTTCATTCGATGTTATTCGCCAGCTCCGCAGAATCACGGGCGAACGCAAAATTGGTCACACCGGCACACTGGATCCGATGGCCACTGGCGTCATGATCTTGCTATTTGGCAGCGCCACCAAACGGGCAGGGGAGTACAGCCAACTTGATAAAACTTATCTTGCGGAAATCACTCTGGGGTTCACAAGCTCAACCGGGGATGCAGAGGGCGAATTGAGAGAGATATCTGATACTAGACCCGATCGAGGTCAAGTCGAATCAGTTCTTACGGCTTTTATCGGTACAATAAAACAAACACCGCCGGTCTATTCGGCCATCAAAATCGGTGGACAAGAGGCTTATAAGCGGGCTCGGCGAGGTGAAGAAGTTGAAATGCCAACCAGACAAGTCACCATTCACTCGATCAAACTAATCGAATACGACTACCCCAAACTCACAATTCAAGCGGATGTTTCTAGCGGGACTTACATCCGCACGCTGGCTGCTGATATTGGCCAAAAATTGGGCACCGGCGCTTATTTAAGCGCCCTGGAACGTACCAAAGCCGGGGATTTTAACCTGGATCAGGCCATATCGCTGGACTCGAGCCAGGAGATCATTGAGTCGAACATCACGGCCGTCTAA
- the rpsO gene encoding 30S ribosomal protein S15 — translation MLKTEAKEKAIKSVQRGKKDTGSPEVQVAIFTEQIKVLTKHLQEHKKDNHSRRGLIKMVGKRRSLLDYLNKKDPDAYSKLIKKLELRR, via the coding sequence ATGTTAAAGACAGAGGCTAAGGAAAAGGCCATAAAAAGTGTCCAACGGGGCAAAAAAGACACCGGTTCGCCGGAGGTTCAAGTTGCCATTTTTACAGAGCAAATCAAAGTCTTAACTAAGCATTTGCAAGAGCACAAAAAGGATAATCACTCCCGTCGCGGGCTGATCAAAATGGTTGGTAAACGCCGCAGCTTACTGGACTATTTGAATAAGAAAGATCCTGACGCTTACTCTAAATTGATCAAAAAATTAGAGCTAAGACGATAA